The region CGCTTGAGCCGGCCGTTTTCCATCCGCATCCGGAAGATCGCGGGCAGCGCCGACAGCAGGCCCGCGATCAGCCCGACGCCGAAGAACGCGAGACCGATCAGGATCAGCGGAGCCTGCCAGTTGTAGCCGGCGAGGAAATTCAGCGTCGCGCTTTGCGTATTGGCCAACGCAAGCACGAGCAGCAACACGAACACCAGCACGCGGATCAACCAGACGATGAACTTCATGACTCCCTCTCTTTGACTGAGATTGTTCGGCGGCGCAGCGACTCCCCTTCGCAGCGCCTCGGGCGCCCCGTATTGTAAAGGAAGCGTTTCGCGCTTCGTGAATCGCTTGCGCGGCGCTTGACGCGCT is a window of Burkholderia mallei ATCC 23344 DNA encoding:
- a CDS encoding LapA family protein, whose product is MKFIVWLIRVLVFVLLLVLALANTQSATLNFLAGYNWQAPLILIGLAFFGVGLIAGLLSALPAIFRMRMENGRLKRDLRAVRENPAVVDQPPMPPVI